The proteins below come from a single Blattabacterium cuenoti genomic window:
- a CDS encoding c-type cytochrome codes for MDFGILRMKKILFSIIIFFLFVLESESKEEIIGNIDNGKSIFKKNCTTCHSIDLEKKMIGPALSGITEKRNREWLHKWIKNNKLLRNSGDKDAIDIYKKYGNIEMNSFPQLSEKDIDDILFFIKNYKLKLKNENRNEKNSILDQTVKKNEQFIQKLFIFFLSIISVILIWILYRTYILYNLLNNNDSILIFKKIDFILKIIYKNFLKKHKNNWYLFSSFIGILLIINIFCIWNFLMKIDVNKGYEPRQPIYFSHKIHSEINGIDCQYCHSNAKYAKNSGIPSMNICMNCHITIDEYKGNYIEYGKSRNEYNKEINKIYYAIGWNKQKRKYTGKTHPVKWIRIHNMPDFVYFDHSQHIITGKKPIKKFKKVNLICTACHGEVQKMNQVKMNNDFTMEWCISCHRNVKIDTDNKYYKNYFKNNKEYTLDMIGGIECAKCHY; via the coding sequence ATGGATTTCGGAATTTTGCGTATGAAAAAAATTTTATTTTCCATTATTATTTTTTTTCTTTTTGTATTAGAATCTGAATCTAAAGAAGAAATCATTGGAAATATTGATAATGGTAAAAGTATTTTTAAAAAAAATTGTACAACATGTCATTCAATAGATTTAGAAAAAAAAATGATAGGACCAGCTTTGTCTGGAATCACCGAAAAAAGAAATCGTGAGTGGTTACATAAATGGATAAAAAATAATAAACTATTAAGGAATAGTGGTGATAAAGATGCTATAGATATTTATAAAAAATATGGAAATATAGAAATGAATTCATTTCCTCAACTTTCCGAAAAAGATATTGATGATATACTATTTTTTATTAAAAATTACAAATTAAAACTTAAAAATGAAAATAGAAATGAAAAAAATAGTATACTAGATCAAACGGTAAAAAAAAATGAACAATTTATTCAAAAATTATTCATTTTTTTTCTTAGTATAATTTCTGTAATACTTATATGGATCTTATATAGAACCTATATCCTATATAATTTATTAAATAATAATGATTCCATTCTAATTTTCAAAAAAATTGATTTTATATTAAAAATTATATATAAAAACTTTTTAAAAAAACATAAAAATAATTGGTATTTATTTTCTTCTTTTATAGGTATATTGTTAATAATAAACATTTTTTGCATATGGAATTTTTTAATGAAAATAGATGTAAACAAAGGATATGAACCTAGACAACCAATTTATTTTTCTCATAAAATTCATTCTGAAATCAATGGAATTGATTGTCAATATTGTCATTCTAATGCAAAATACGCAAAAAATTCAGGTATTCCATCTATGAATATATGCATGAATTGCCATATAACTATTGATGAATATAAAGGAAATTATATAGAATATGGTAAAAGTAGAAACGAATATAATAAAGAAATAAATAAAATTTATTATGCTATTGGCTGGAATAAACAAAAAAGAAAATATACTGGTAAAACTCATCCTGTTAAATGGATTAGAATACATAATATGCCTGATTTTGTATATTTTGATCATTCTCAACATATAATAACAGGTAAAAAACCAATTAAAAAATTTAAAAAAGTTAATTTAATTTGTACAGCTTGTCATGGAGAAGTTCAAAAAATGAATCAAGTTAAAATGAATAATGATTTTACTATGGAATGGTGCATTTCTTGTCATAGAAATGTAAAAATAGATACAGATAATAAATATTATAAAAATTATTTTAAAAATAATAAAGAATATACATTAGATATGATAGGGGGAATAGAATGTGCTAAATGTCATTACTAA
- a CDS encoding 4Fe-4S dicluster domain-containing protein, which translates to MKSNKNKRHSIRKFFNEKSSRRDFLKWIGFTTVSVTLTACKGPVIKSIPYIVKPEEITLGSPVYYASTMIDSFDIGCVLIKTREGRPIKIEPNSNSKYFNTTSARIQSSLLSIYDEERLKNPFFKGQQSSWKYIDNYIIKYLNKLNNANKKIVLLSHSFPSFSTKNLVEDFKKKFPKTEWIIYDHISYSKALNASKNIFGIRAFPFFDLKNIELIISFDADFLGDWYPESMIQSYARNKNPNQSMIQHIHIESNMSISGANADIRISKKPTEIKQILFELYEVIVLEKPIKNENIYIKKIISSIKKLGKKCVVFSDGDQESYELSFLINKKINSNAIKNNKFILSKESDDEKFYSFVRDLEMNNIGALLVYDTNFIYSLPNSLYNRIIKSIKKIPLIVSFSINRNETSDIADIIAPIPHWLESWGDTNPINNYYTLIQPTIKKIFNTRQFQDSLIIWSKINKKNYYEYLKKEWENNIIPKSNIYSFNEALFHGFIETNENNNYKKHNKKLTKKYYNFNLNSKNFELRLYTKISMGDGYQYNNPWLQEFPDPITRTTWENYLTISYFDAKNNEIKNWNTTDGALNGNCVNIIQNSNIIIENIPVFIQPGQGIGSIGIAFGYGQKKGKLSKLCQGINAYRIYENFNIIQYNIQIEKTQEVHKFSCIQLQNTLFNRNLVKETNLYTFVKYPKKIWNNNEEEEKEKKYFLNKSYSIWEDNDIKKSKTGHHFNLSIDLNKCIGCGSCIIACNSENNIPVVGKEEIRKYRDMHWIRIDRYYSNEHKKNPKVYFQPIMCQHCEHAPCETVCPVSATSHGSQGQNMMAYNRCVGTRYCANNCPYKVRRFNWFNYANNQKFDFNMNNNLGKMVLNPDVVVRSRGVMEKCSLCIQKTQFSIGKAKKENRTVKDEEFETACSISCPTKAITFGDINDKNSEIYKKLKNPRSYKLLDFLGISPNVNYLLKIRNINKK; encoded by the coding sequence ATGAAATCAAATAAGAATAAAAGACATTCAATAAGAAAATTTTTTAACGAAAAAAGTTCTAGAAGAGATTTTCTTAAATGGATTGGATTTACTACAGTTTCAGTTACTTTAACAGCTTGTAAAGGACCAGTAATAAAATCTATTCCTTATATTGTAAAACCAGAAGAAATAACTTTAGGATCACCTGTTTATTATGCATCTACAATGATTGATTCTTTTGATATAGGTTGTGTATTAATTAAGACTAGAGAAGGCCGTCCAATAAAAATAGAACCTAATTCAAATTCTAAATATTTCAATACTACATCAGCAAGAATACAATCATCTTTATTATCAATTTATGACGAAGAAAGATTAAAGAATCCTTTTTTTAAAGGGCAACAAAGTAGTTGGAAATACATAGATAATTATATAATCAAATATTTAAATAAATTAAATAATGCTAATAAAAAAATAGTATTATTATCACACTCTTTCCCTAGCTTTTCTACTAAAAATTTGGTAGAAGATTTTAAAAAAAAATTTCCAAAAACAGAATGGATAATATACGATCATATATCATATTCTAAAGCATTAAATGCATCAAAAAATATTTTTGGAATCAGAGCATTTCCATTTTTTGATTTAAAAAATATAGAATTAATAATATCATTTGATGCAGATTTTTTAGGAGATTGGTATCCTGAAAGTATGATTCAATCATATGCTAGAAATAAAAATCCTAATCAATCTATGATTCAACATATACATATTGAAAGCAATATGTCAATTTCAGGAGCAAATGCCGATATAAGAATTTCTAAAAAACCTACTGAAATAAAACAAATATTATTTGAACTGTATGAAGTTATTGTTTTAGAAAAACCAATAAAAAATGAAAATATTTATATAAAAAAAATAATATCTAGTATTAAAAAATTAGGTAAAAAATGTGTTGTGTTTTCAGACGGAGATCAAGAATCATATGAATTATCTTTTTTAATTAATAAAAAAATTAATAGTAATGCTATAAAAAATAATAAATTTATTCTCTCAAAAGAGAGTGATGATGAAAAATTTTATTCTTTCGTAAGAGATTTAGAAATGAATAATATAGGGGCCTTATTGGTGTATGATACAAATTTTATTTATAGTCTTCCTAATTCCTTATATAATAGAATTATTAAATCAATAAAAAAAATTCCATTAATAGTTTCTTTTTCTATTAATAGAAATGAAACTAGCGATATAGCAGATATAATTGCTCCAATTCCTCATTGGTTAGAATCTTGGGGGGATACAAATCCTATTAATAATTACTATACTCTTATACAACCTACTATTAAAAAAATTTTTAATACAAGACAATTTCAAGATTCTTTAATAATTTGGAGTAAAATTAACAAAAAAAATTATTATGAATATCTTAAAAAAGAGTGGGAAAATAATATCATTCCTAAATCCAATATTTATTCATTTAATGAAGCTTTATTTCATGGATTCATAGAAACTAATGAAAATAATAACTATAAAAAACATAATAAAAAATTAACAAAAAAATATTACAATTTTAATTTAAATTCAAAAAATTTTGAACTTAGATTATATACTAAAATCAGTATGGGAGATGGATATCAATATAATAATCCATGGTTACAAGAATTTCCTGATCCTATTACAAGAACTACATGGGAAAATTACTTAACTATATCTTATTTTGATGCAAAAAATAATGAAATAAAAAATTGGAATACCACAGATGGTGCTTTAAATGGAAATTGTGTAAATATAATTCAAAATTCTAATATAATTATTGAAAATATTCCCGTATTTATCCAGCCTGGACAAGGTATAGGATCTATAGGAATCGCTTTTGGTTATGGACAAAAAAAAGGAAAATTATCTAAATTATGTCAAGGAATCAATGCTTATAGGATTTATGAAAATTTTAATATTATTCAATATAATATCCAAATAGAAAAAACTCAAGAAGTACACAAATTTTCTTGCATACAACTACAAAATACATTATTTAATAGAAATCTTGTTAAAGAAACTAACTTGTATACTTTTGTAAAATATCCAAAAAAAATTTGGAATAATAACGAAGAAGAAGAAAAAGAAAAAAAGTATTTTTTAAATAAAAGCTATTCTATTTGGGAAGATAATGATATTAAAAAAAGTAAAACTGGACATCATTTTAATCTATCTATAGATTTAAATAAATGTATTGGATGTGGTTCGTGTATCATTGCTTGTAATTCAGAAAATAATATTCCTGTAGTTGGCAAAGAAGAAATTAGAAAATATAGAGATATGCATTGGATACGGATTGATAGATATTACTCTAATGAGCATAAAAAAAATCCAAAAGTATATTTTCAACCAATTATGTGTCAACATTGCGAACATGCACCATGTGAAACTGTTTGTCCAGTATCCGCAACTTCTCATGGATCACAAGGACAAAATATGATGGCCTATAATCGTTGTGTTGGAACTCGTTATTGTGCTAATAATTGTCCTTATAAAGTAAGACGTTTTAATTGGTTTAATTATGCAAATAATCAAAAATTTGATTTTAATATGAATAATAACTTAGGAAAAATGGTATTAAATCCAGATGTAGTAGTTAGAAGTAGAGGAGTAATGGAAAAATGCTCTTTATGTATACAAAAAACTCAATTTTCTATTGGAAAAGCCAAAAAAGAAAATAGAACAGTAAAAGATGAAGAATTTGAAACAGCATGTAGTATTTCTTGTCCAACTAAAGCGATAACTTTTGGTGATATTAATGATAAAAATAGCGAAATATATAAAAAATTAAAAAATCCAAGATCTTATAAACTTCTTGATTTTTTAGGAATTAGTCCAAATGTAAATTATTTACTAAAAATAAGAAATATTAATAAAAAATAA
- the nrfD gene encoding NrfD/PsrC family molybdoenzyme membrane anchor subunit, which produces MSNHYEESPIRESLIAKNKTIRNITNDIIYPIKNKAGKLWWISFFLSLLAFIWGLGCIIYTVTTGIGVWGLNKTVNWAWDITNFVWWVGIGHAGTLISAVLLLFRQKWRLSINRSAEAMTIFAVIQAGLFPIIHMGRPWNAHWVLPIPNQFGSLWPNFNSPLLWDVFAISTYFSVSAVFWFIGLIPDFAMIRDKIKNPFQKKIYNILSFGWGGSAEDWNRFEEISLILAGLCTPLVFSVHTIVSFDFSTSVIKGWHSTIFPPYFVAGAIFSGFAMVQTLLGVARKVLNLESYITRNHIEYMNMIILLTGGIVLLAYISEYILAWYSGSPFEEFIYFSKNAAIGPFWWAFWALIICNVIIPQFLWIKRIRRSFFLSFLIAIIINIGMWFERFDIIVLNLSHDYLPSSWTGFIPSFVDVGIFIGTIGFFFTLYLLYIRVFPVISQSELKTILKKSE; this is translated from the coding sequence ATGTCTAATCATTATGAAGAATCCCCCATAAGGGAATCATTAATCGCAAAAAATAAAACAATAAGAAATATTACTAATGATATTATTTATCCTATAAAAAATAAAGCGGGGAAACTATGGTGGATTTCTTTTTTTCTATCTTTACTAGCATTTATTTGGGGATTAGGATGTATTATATATACTGTCACCACTGGGATTGGTGTATGGGGACTAAATAAAACAGTGAATTGGGCATGGGATATTACTAACTTTGTTTGGTGGGTAGGAATAGGACATGCTGGGACTTTAATATCTGCTGTTTTATTATTATTTCGTCAAAAATGGCGTTTATCTATCAATCGTTCAGCAGAAGCAATGACTATATTTGCAGTAATACAAGCTGGATTATTTCCTATTATACATATGGGACGTCCTTGGAATGCTCATTGGGTATTACCTATTCCAAATCAATTTGGATCTTTATGGCCTAATTTTAATTCCCCTTTATTATGGGATGTTTTTGCCATTAGTACTTATTTTTCTGTATCAGCGGTTTTCTGGTTTATTGGATTAATTCCCGATTTCGCTATGATACGAGATAAAATAAAAAATCCATTTCAAAAAAAAATTTATAATATTCTAAGTTTTGGATGGGGAGGAAGTGCAGAAGACTGGAACAGATTCGAAGAAATATCTTTAATATTAGCAGGACTATGTACTCCATTGGTATTTTCTGTACATACTATAGTTTCTTTTGATTTTTCAACTTCTGTAATAAAAGGATGGCACAGTACTATATTTCCCCCTTATTTTGTTGCAGGTGCAATTTTTTCAGGATTTGCTATGGTACAAACTTTATTAGGAGTTGCTAGAAAAGTACTAAATTTAGAAAGCTATATTACAAGAAATCATATTGAGTATATGAATATGATTATTCTATTAACGGGGGGAATTGTCTTATTAGCTTATATTTCTGAATATATTTTAGCTTGGTATTCTGGAAGTCCTTTTGAAGAATTTATTTATTTTTCTAAAAATGCGGCTATAGGTCCATTTTGGTGGGCTTTTTGGGCATTGATTATATGTAATGTTATTATTCCTCAATTTTTATGGATTAAAAGAATAAGAAGAAGTTTTTTTTTATCATTTTTAATAGCTATAATTATTAATATAGGAATGTGGTTCGAAAGATTTGATATTATTGTGTTAAACTTAAGCCATGATTATTTACCATCTTCTTGGACAGGATTTATCCCATCATTCGTAGATGTAGGTATTTTTATAGGAACAATTGGTTTTTTCTTTACTCTTTATTTATTATATATAAGAGTATTTCCAGTAATTTCTCAATCTGAATTAAAAACAATTTTGAAAAAATCTGAATAA
- a CDS encoding DUF3341 domain-containing protein, with amino-acid sequence MNKIYTNIYVLYNNEKLLIQNAKIFKRKNYHIYDIYSPYPIHGIEKILDLKKSNLSFLSFIYGTIGFFIANILIWYTMIFDWPQNIGGKPSFSWIKNFPSFIPVIFELLIFFSAHFMCISYLIQCRLFPGRRPKNPDPRTTDDVFLIKMKIPFSKNYKTIKNSLKKNGAIEVNLIH; translated from the coding sequence ATGAATAAAATATATACTAATATATATGTGTTATATAATAATGAAAAATTATTAATTCAAAACGCTAAAATTTTTAAAAGAAAAAATTATCATATATATGATATATATTCTCCATATCCGATTCATGGGATAGAAAAAATACTAGATTTAAAAAAATCTAATTTATCATTTCTATCTTTCATATATGGAACTATAGGCTTTTTTATTGCAAATATACTTATTTGGTATACTATGATTTTTGATTGGCCTCAAAATATTGGAGGAAAACCTTCTTTCTCTTGGATAAAAAATTTTCCATCTTTTATTCCAGTGATATTTGAATTATTAATATTTTTTTCTGCACATTTTATGTGTATTAGCTATTTAATTCAATGTAGACTTTTTCCAGGTCGTCGACCAAAGAATCCAGATCCTAGAACTACTGATGATGTTTTTCTTATAAAAATGAAAATTCCATTTTCTAAAAATTATAAAACAATAAAAAATTCTTTGAAAAAGAATGGAGCAATAGAAGTTAATTTAATTCATTAA
- a CDS encoding c-type cytochrome — MKYSYYFFIFSIIIIISFYCINKKYPHIVYMPDMYYSDSYEPYSDPDFSYNKKFKIIKIPFFIENKTSSLPPVKGTVPRSEYYDFSSEEISNKGFEYSKKINKSPLRKKYNDLSKILKEGKELYKINCSICHGDIGDGQGILVKNEKILGIPDYKDRDITIGSVYYVITYGKNNMNSYASQLNKLDRWKIAEYVMYLKSKKR, encoded by the coding sequence ATGAAATATTCTTACTACTTTTTTATATTTTCAATTATTATTATAATAAGTTTTTATTGCATCAATAAAAAATATCCCCATATAGTATATATGCCAGATATGTACTATTCAGATTCATATGAACCATATTCTGATCCAGATTTTTCTTATAACAAAAAATTTAAAATTATAAAAATTCCTTTTTTTATTGAAAATAAAACCTCTTCATTACCGCCTGTAAAAGGAACAGTTCCTCGCAGTGAATATTATGATTTCTCATCTGAAGAAATTTCAAATAAAGGATTTGAATATTCCAAAAAAATTAATAAATCTCCATTAAGAAAAAAATATAATGATTTATCTAAAATTCTTAAAGAAGGAAAAGAACTATATAAAATAAACTGTTCTATATGTCATGGAGATATAGGAGATGGTCAAGGAATTTTGGTTAAAAATGAAAAAATATTAGGAATTCCTGACTATAAAGATAGAGATATTACTATTGGAAGTGTATATTATGTTATTACATATGGAAAAAATAACATGAATTCTTATGCCTCTCAATTAAATAAATTAGATAGATGGAAAATTGCAGAATATGTTATGTATTTAAAAAGTAAAAAAAGATAA